A part of Puntigrus tetrazona isolate hp1 chromosome 21, ASM1883169v1, whole genome shotgun sequence genomic DNA contains:
- the akna gene encoding microtubule organization protein AKNA → MERSRGGTTAGVLVWTPAPAYSSPSSPDGSDFSWDEEPDEDFQSQMDENGIIGLAESQGQQEEGEEEIAEDLLWDVKTPEPEHGPPPALEEISCHLSELLDSEPLSQATGDCHSPSLQEERKTDDDQSVLLEDWTDDEDSTRSPTIHSHKLNSFPQRDTVLDMTDEETEEKEVREDAQGFMDRAFPVTKEMAYMFERVKSCDYSNISQNISVSGIPERSGQSDSEELEKTDGKFLPVSHCISRNAFNPISSPHLSSGELMNNCGIDAETFPEADIGAESSLSTPKTYHTVRSKGEEIKHKVTPQISSRSPVIKIRLAKTHQNGKSGEKVESHSRNHNLQPPTPSPRKTNPASCNDRVSIPAQCISKANISPSERSPPPTPQRSSAIKSHRTFKTSHTDPDDVRKGQLSHALPDFSKVEPRVRFPKSSGYKPPKSRQLPHDRTAHPEIPVVFKSPAEIVREVLLSSSDGSPGSLSTSEAHKSLRSTVPEEFRCPQQASTLMQQLQEDYNRLLTKYAEAENTIDRLRLEAKVGLCSEPPKPSTAIQSGVIQEASKVITLSFPQAQRAEFGAGSAHMIQQRHPSENCRKTPTRPSSVNSVSSRRSGCLTADHLTETLTKQTHRFQLQVDAFEALLRNGKLKPCEQIKGLSTLAQGQESLERAYLDARAQYQMQQQQKDGLVTFDPDRDLEGQIFRSGMRLEELKERLEQAEQNKPVSEPILNPPSDVLSVSMLETEPLPESPLSAVHPEACVGVEVSSVSGDSDADGEEDEIIPFLLYPLNDKHQRVEKDFSKLMDCYQSFKKLPGMLDSTLTLKSRDSLDFGDSASFENTSMTDRQQHRTVNEKEMTQSAQQQAAADCVLPSGPSVRSQVCDSMETHPEAFCHASVLPGQLGRERKVAGNRKKQSSSLTSLAESTEPRTMALKAKAKTVKASPLDGVKSPETDSGFMGSESSQLTPAVHSPLQQRAVASSIRPSNTERPEASPPARRPFVASTSQSQPSPNTPGEHLNRSEGCMDPVRSRRREEMCSSSSLSPSVSPIHWPDSTLLPWPSSLTSESEHGSDHVHFLSGDKKAQDGLYPANQQLRSHRSPSLRVPYHHGDHLKAQSSFQLTNQQEALRSLQQEVNRLKERLEGNLTLSKPLSPVKVPTSATEYTRDDTRAFPQTTRFSDRRRQQKERGRNGEKERGNSPRPTLKKRSSSLPRHQSQTDLTTDSELVHSEPRPSTLKHVLMSPTTSRRRRQSRGFGRHKEDRTSSAGRSDNSDESESSRGPEHGCPYCISDRVGSLTCPVRSRSCLHLLQHSCSHCLLCGALKVNQRTSQPANQEPVSSPRGSQPMRSSSQRDRGGVNVAPPPTVLGGVPVVPYVPVYPSSLYFSGPVMTQACSQPFNISVSPIRDERLGVRGHRRRSLSLDHQKHTLNSSLTRAIAAAKNMREVSHRMAHSLTSSCTY, encoded by the exons ATGGAGCGTAGCAGAGGTGGTACCACCGCAGGGGTTCTTGTGTGGACACCAGCCCCAGCGTATTCCTCTCCCTCAAGCCCAGACGGGTCGGACTTCAGCTGGGATGAAGAACCAGATGAGGACTTTCAAAGCCAGATGGATGAGAATGGCATCATTGGCCTGGCAGAGAGTCAAGGGCAGCAGGAG gagggagaggaggagatTGCAGAAGACCTGTTGTGGGATGTAAAGACCCCTGAGCCTGAGCATGGGCCTCCACCTGCACTAGAGGAGATAAGCTGTCACCTGAGTGAGCTGCTGGACTCTGAGCCGCTCTCTCAGGCTACCGGAGACTGCCACTCTCCATCTCTGC aGGAAGAACGCAAAACAGATGATGACCAAAGTGTTTTGTTGGAAGATTGGACTGACGATGAGGACAGTACTCGGAGCCCAACAATCCACAGTCACAAATTAAACTCTTTTCCGCAGAGAGACACAGTGCTAGACATGACTGATGAGgaaacagaagagaaagaagtGCGTGAAGATGCTCAGGGATTCATGGATCGAGCATTTCCTGTCACAAAAGAGATGGCATATATGTTTGAAAGGGTGAAGAGCTGCGATTACAGTAATATCTctcaaaatatttcagtttcaggAATCCCAGAGCGTTCTGGGCAAAGTGATTCTGAGGAACTTGAGAAAACCGATGGGAAATTTCTGCCAGTCTCACACTGCATCTCTAGGAACGCTTTTAATCCCATCAGTTCTCCCCATTTGTCATCAGGGGAGCTGATGAATAACTGCGGAATTGATGCTGAGACTTTTCCAGAGGCAGACATCGGGGCAGAGTCATCTCTTAGCACCCCTAAAACATACCACACGGTTAGATCAAAAGGAGAGGAGATTAAACACAAGGTCACACCTCAAATTTCATCTAGAAGCCCTGTAATAAAAATCAGACTTGCAAAAACGCACCAAAACGGTAAGAGTGGAGAAAAAGTAGAGTCACACAGTCGTAACCACAATCTGCAGCCTCCAACGCCCTCTCCCAGGAAAACAAATCCAGCTTCCTGCAACGATCGGGTTTCCATTCCAGCGCAGTGCATTTCTAAAGCAAACATCTCCCCCTCAGAGCGTTCCCCACCTCCTACACCTCAACGGTCTTCTGCAATAAAGAGCCACAGAACCTTCAAAACCTCTCACACCGATCCAGATGACGTCAG GAAAGGACAGCTGAGTCACGCTTTACCTGATTTCTCTAAAGTGGAGCCAAGGGTTCGTTTCCCAAAAAGCAGTGGATACAAACCTCCTAAAAGCCGCCAACTTCCTCATGATAGAACTGCACACCCCGAAATTCCCGTAGTGTTCAAGTCCCCTGCAGAGATTGTGAGAGAGGTCCTTTTGAGCAGCTCTGATGGGTCTCCAGGAAGCCTCTCCACCAGTGAGGCCCACAAGAGTCTACGCAGCACAGTACCAGAGGAGTTCCGCTGCCCCCAGCAGGCCAGCACACTGATGCAGCAGCTGCAG GAGGACTATAACAGGCTACTTACCAAGTATGCAGAAGCTGAAAATACTATCGATCGACTTCGCCTTGAAGCAAAG GTTGGTCTTTGTTCTGAACCCCCAAAACCCAGTACAGCTATCCAGTCAGGCGTTATTCAAGAAGCATCAAAGGTCATAACGCTCAGTTTTCCTCAAGCACAGAGGGCAGAGTTCGGTGCAGGCTCTGCTCACATGATCCAACAAAGACATCCCTCAG AAAACTGCAGAAAAACACCAACTCGTCCTTCCTCTGTGAACTCTGTCAGCTCTAGGAGGTCTGGATGTCTCACCGCAGACCATCTTACAGAGACTTTGACCAAGCAAACTCACAGATTTCAGCTACag gttgaTGCTTTTGAGGCACTTCTAAGGAATGGGAAACTCAAGCCCTGTGAACAGATAAAG GGTCTCTCCACACTGGCACAGGGGCAGGAGTCTCTTGAACGAGCTTACCTAGATGCACGAGCCCAGTATcagatgcagcagcagcagaaagaCGGGCTTGTCACTTTTGACCCAGACAG GGACCTAGAAGGTCAGATCTTCAGGTCAGGGATGCGATTGGAGGAGCTGAAGGAGCGGCTGGAGCAAGCAGAACAGAACAAACCCGTTTCTGAACCTATTTTAAATCCTCCTTCAGATGTACTCTCTGTGTCCATGCTGGAGACCGAACCTCTACCTGAG AGCCCACTGTCTGCTGTCCATCCTGAGGCTTGTGTTGGTGTGGAGGTTAGTTCAGTTAGCGGAGACAGTGATGCAGACGGAGAAGAAGACGAGATCATCCCGTTTCTTCTTTATCCCCTCAATGACAAACACCAGCGTGTGGAGAAAGACTTCAGTAAGCTCATGGACTG CTATCAGAGTTTTAAAAAGCTCCCTGGGATGCTGGACTCAACTTTGACTTTAAAGAGCCGTGACTCGTTGGATTTTGGAGACTCTGCTTCTTTTGAGAATACAAGCATGACGGACAGACAACAACACAGGACTGTTAATGAGAAAGAGATGACACAATCTGCTCAGCA GCAGGCAGCAGCAGATTGTGTCCTTCCCTCCGGCCCATCTGTCAGGTCACAGGTGTGTGACTCTATGGAAACTCACCCAGAGGCTTTTTGCCACGCCTCTGTGTTGCCAGGGCAACTGGGCAGGGAAAGGAAAGTggcaggaaacaggaaaaaacaaagCAGTAGCCTGACCAGCCTGGCAGAGAGCACAGAACCCAGAACTATGGCTTTAAAAGCAAAGGCTAAGACTGTCAAAGCATCCCCTCTG GATGGGGTTAAGTCTCCAGAGACAGACAGTGGCTTTATGGGCTCTGAGAGCAGTCAGCTCACTCCTGCAGTTCACAGTCCtctccagcagagggcagtgGCTAG TTCCATCAGGCCATCAAACACAGAAAGACCGGAGGCTTCTCCTCCCGCTAGACGGCCTTTTGTCGCCTCCACATCTCAGTCACAACCCTCTCCGAATACCCCAGGAGAACACCTCAACAGGTCTGAAGGATGCATGGATCCTGTTAGAAGCAGAAGAAGGGAGGAAATGTGTTCTTCTTCCAGCCTTTCTCCCTCAGTATCCCCCATTCATTGGCCCGATAGCACCCTTCTGCCATGGCCGAGCAGCTTGACCAGCGAATCAGAACATGGGAGTGATCATG TCCATTTCTTGTCAGGGGATAAGAAAGCACAGGATGGCCTGTACCCAGCCAATCAGCAGCTCCGTTCTCACAGAAGCCCCTCCCTCCGTGTGCCTTATCACCATGGTGACCACCTCAAAGCCCAAAGTTCCTTTCAGCTAACAAATCAGCA agaggCTCTTAGATCTCTACAGCAAGAAGTGAACCGACTGAAGGAGAGACTAGAGGGAAATCTGACACTCTCCAAACCTCTGAGTCCTGTTAAAGTGCCCACTTCTGCCACAGAATATACCAGAGATGATACCAGGGCTTTCCCACAGACCACAAG gttttcagacaggagaaggcagcagaaagagagagggaggaatggagaaaaagagagaggaaactCGCCAAGACCCACACTGAAGAAAAGATCCTCATCTTTACCTCGACATCAGTCTCAAACTGATCTGA CGACTGATTCTGAGCTTGTCCACTCTGAGCCACGACCATCAACTTTAAAACATGTCCTGATGTCCCCTACGACATCACGAAGAAGACGACAAAGCAGAGGATTTGGACGTCACAAAGAGGATAGAACAT CATCAGCAGGCAGATCCGACAACAGTGATGAATCTGAATCAAGCCGAGGACCAGAACATGGCTGCCCATATTGCATTTCAGACCGTGTTGGTTCCTTGACAT GTCCAGTGAGGAGTAGAAGCTGTTTGCATCTCTTACAGCATTCCTGCAGCCATTGCCTGCTGTGTGGTGCATTAAAAGTCAATCAAAGGACATCTCAACCAG ccAATCAGGAGCCAGTCTCCTCCCCCAGAGGGAGTCAGCCAATGAGATCCTCCTCACAGAGGGACAGAGGAGGTGTGAATGTGGCTCCTCCGCCCACAGTTTTGGGAGGTGTTCCGGTTGTCCCATATGTGCCTGTCTATCCT